In Helicobacter mastomyrinus, a single genomic region encodes these proteins:
- a CDS encoding M24 family metallopeptidase, with amino-acid sequence MKKVTPPHTYLIFDENAQYYECGFSCDNALILRVGEECYFITDSRYTLEAKQHSYASEVIESTDFIQSTQAILQKLRVKNIIFNPRELNLAFYDRLKLALDKIDCALEPRDNFHQLLRIKKTPKEIALVAKSQKLNKKAFKHFAKYIGKMFKKSPSEKQLHYQAMQFLSCFGEYDLSFEPIVGINANGAKPHALPSPKCFLTKNDILLFDAGIKYKRYCSDMTRTAAIRDEVHFSKKQYFKDKFMQKIYDIVLKAQEETIAKVRSGMSGKEIDSIARDVIEKSGYGAYFIHSTGHGVGLDIHELPRISRLSDDIIEDDMIFSIEPGIYLPNEFGVRIEDLVVMKNGRPEVL; translated from the coding sequence ATGAAAAAAGTAACTCCCCCACATACCTACCTCATATTTGATGAAAACGCACAATATTATGAATGTGGCTTTAGCTGCGATAATGCGTTAATCTTGCGGGTGGGAGAAGAGTGCTATTTTATTACAGATTCCCGCTATACCCTTGAGGCAAAGCAGCATTCCTATGCAAGTGAAGTAATAGAATCTACAGATTTTATTCAAAGCACACAGGCGATATTGCAAAAGTTGCGAGTAAAAAATATTATTTTTAACCCCCGAGAACTAAATCTAGCCTTTTATGATCGTCTTAAACTAGCCCTTGATAAGATTGATTGCGCCCTAGAGCCTAGAGATAACTTCCATCAGCTTTTGCGTATCAAAAAAACGCCCAAAGAAATTGCCCTTGTCGCTAAAAGTCAAAAGCTCAACAAAAAAGCTTTCAAGCATTTTGCAAAATATATAGGCAAGATGTTTAAAAAATCTCCTAGTGAAAAGCAGCTTCATTACCAAGCTATGCAGTTTTTAAGTTGTTTTGGGGAGTATGATTTAAGCTTTGAACCAATTGTAGGTATTAATGCCAATGGCGCAAAGCCCCACGCTCTGCCTAGCCCTAAGTGTTTTTTGACTAAAAATGATATATTGCTTTTTGATGCGGGGATTAAATATAAGCGATATTGTTCGGATATGACGCGCACAGCGGCGATAAGAGACGAGGTGCATTTCAGTAAAAAACAGTATTTTAAAGATAAATTTATGCAAAAAATCTATGATATTGTGCTAAAGGCACAAGAAGAGACTATCGCTAAGGTGAGGAGCGGTATGAGTGGCAAGGAGATTGATAGCATTGCACGAGATGTGATTGAAAAAAGTGGCTATGGGGCATATTTTATCCACAGCACAGGACACGGCGTAGGGCTTGATATACACGAACTCCCGCGCATATCGCGTTTGAGTGATGATATTATCGAAGATGATATGATTTTTTCTATTGAGCCGGGCATTTATCTGCCTAATGAATTTGGCGTGAGAATCGAGGATTTAGTCGTTATGAAAAATGGTCGCCCAGAGGTGTTGTAA